Proteins encoded within one genomic window of Trichoderma asperellum chromosome 2, complete sequence:
- a CDS encoding uncharacterized protein (EggNog:ENOG41) yields MASHGDLQEMLRMLTARKASMMAAMGYIRALQSKNLKSIEQIAEAPSSIIEEAISDVKLAKSFHTACKSHGKKGSKRAAEEPASSAGGKKPKLEMHKRDLDYNSMTPEELEGSLTLPLCEDEGLIKETTLVTNRAPLVLAFAVELLRFTMPEQPPSSRLSLAQAVVSANSRSKAISIGIEKAPVGGVPPIPTGQPKVSVLGREIPVLKRGDYTWSESSEKKPETSSADTGKSSSTLTSTASDNVWATSKSLSSKGSVFIAHAAPITSPSMRTGLMKILFNNYPDLEKTADHVAWAIRTSFGGSSLVQEASFDDGEAGCGKFMLELLREANITNTTVVLARWYGGVMLGPDRWRLMRECLNDALSTQRRTATFSGEALWGLDAEDKKPAISTIGMAIHRPENARNYLLRSFASASASDGGSGGGSGSSGKKTVAALNDEKQENLGRLLGALRLLFASWAGVLGRGELDRRAWSWYVAVRPDIEAGPSGWGEKGTLKLSKILDLRRREAPVTD; encoded by the exons ATGGCGAGTCACGGTGATTTACAAGAGATGCTGCGCATGCTGACTGCACGCAAAGCATCCATGATGGCGGCCATGGGCTACATCAGAGCACTGCAATCCAAGAATCTGAAAAG CATTGAACAGATTGCCGAGGCACCTTCATCTATCATTGAAGAAGCCATCAGTGACGTGAAGCTCGCCAAGAGCTTCCACACAGCATGCAAGTCGCATGGCAAGAAGGGCAGCAAGCGTGCAGCTGAGGAGCCTGCCTCTTCCGCTGGTGGTAAAAAGCCAAAGCTGGAAATGCACAAGAGGGACTTGGACTACAACTCTATGACGCCTGAAGAGCTCGAAGGGTCATTGACGCTGCCTCTATGCGAGGATGAGGGCCTAATCAAGGAGACGACACTAGTGACCAACAGAGCTCCTCTGGTTCTTGCATTTGCGgtagagctgctgcgcttCACTATGCCAGAGCAGCCTCCGAGTAGTCGTCTAAGTCTTGCCCAGGCTGTTGTGAGTGCGAATTCGAGGTCCAAGGCCATAAGTATTGGGATTGAGAAGGCGCCTGTCGGTGGAGTACCGCCAATACCAACTGGACAGCCGAAGGTTTCTGTTCTGGGGCGAGAAATTCCGGTTCTGAAAAGAGGTGATTATACGTGGTCAGAGAGCTCTGAGAAAAAGCCAGAGACTTCATCCGCAGATACAGGCAAATCATCGTCAACATTAACGTCTACAGCATCTGACAATGTATGGGCAACCAGCAAATCGCTTAGTTCAAAAGGATCCGTTTTCATAGCGCATGCAGCGCCAATAACGTCGCCATCCATGCGCACTGGTCTCATGAAGATCTTATTCAACAATTACCCCGACCTGGAAAAGACAGCTGACCACGTTGCGTGGGCGATACGCACCAGCTTTGGCGGCTCATCTCTCGTGCAAGAAGCTTcatttgatgatggcgaagcgGGCTGCGGCAAGTTTATGCTTGAGCTCCTGCGCGAAGCAAACATCACAAACACCACCGTTGTGCTTGCGCGATGGTACGGCGGCGTAATGTTGGGGCCTGATCGATGGCGCTTGATGCGAGAGTGCCTCAACGATGCGCTTTCTACTCAGCGGCGGACAGCGACGTTTTCTGGAGAGGCGCTCTGGGGGCTTGATGCAGAAGACAAGAAGCCGGCCATATCTACGATTGGCATGGCGATCCACCGGCCTGAAAATGCAAGGAATTATCTCCTGCGGAGCTTTGCCTCTGCCAGTGCTTCTGATGGAGGAAGCGGTGGTGGCAGTGGTAGCAGCGGCAAGAAGACCGTGGCCGCACTGAACGATGAGAAGCAAGAGAACCTGGGGAGACTGCTGGGAGCTCTTCGACTGCTGTTTGCGAGCTGGGCCGGTGTTTTGGGCCGGGGCGAGCTTGATCGGAGAGCATGGAGCTGGTACGTGGCTGTTCGGCCTGATATAGAGGCGGGGCCGTCTGGATGGGGAGAGAAGGGGACGTTGAAGTTGTCCAAGATATTAGACCTGAGACGACGGGAAGCTCCGGTGACTGATTGA
- the CDC2 gene encoding Cell division control protein 2 → MENYQKLEKVGEGTYGVVYKARDLANGGRIVALKKIRLEAEDEGVPSTAIREISLLKEMRDPNIVQLFNIVHADGHKLYLVFEFLDLDLKKYMEALPVTDGGRGKTLPEGTSIRVQQLGLNDTVIRKFMMQLCDGIRYCHSHRILHRDLKPQNLLINKDGNLKLADFGLARAFGVPLRTYTHEVVTLWYRAPEILLGGRQYSTGVDMWSIGCIFAEMCTRKPLFPGDSEIDEIFRIFRALGTPTEDLWPGVTSYPDFKSSFPKWQRDYQQPLSPNLDDKGLDLLEMMLVYDPAGRISAKQACNHPYFEDYVPTPGSTTTPATAPTAGRGNSYFH, encoded by the exons ATGGAGAATTAtcagaagctggagaaagTCGGAGAGG GTACTTACGGTGTCGTGTACAAGGCTCGGGACCTTGCTAATGGCGGACGAATCGTTGCCCTGAAGAAGATCCGACTCGAAGCCGAAGATGAAGGCGTTCCAAGCACCGCAATCCGTGAAATCTCCCTCCTGAAAGAGATGCGAGACCCCAACATTGTTCAACTGTTCAACATCGTCCACGCCGATGGCCACAAGCTGTATCTGGTCTTCGAATTTCTCGATCTGGATCTGAAAAAATACATGGAGGCTCTTCCTGTTACCGATGGTGGCCGAGGCAAAACACTCCCCGAGGGCACTTCCATTCGCGTACAGCAGCTTGGACTTAATGATACCGTCATCCGCAAGTTCATGATGCAGCTATGCGACGGTATTAGATACTGCCACTCTCATCGCATCCTGCACCGAGATCTGAAGCCCCAGAACCTTCTCATCAATAAAGATGGCAATTTGAAGCTTGCAGATTTTGGTCTGGCGCGGGCGTTTGGCGTGCCGCTGAGAACCTACACGCACGAGGTCGTGACGCTCTGGTACCGAGCCCCTGAGATTCTTCTTGGCGGAAGACAGTATTCCACTGGAGTAGACATGTGGTCCATTGGATGCATCTTTGCTGAAATGTGCACACGCAAGCCTCTCTTCCCAGGCGACTCTGAAATTGACGAGATTTTCAGAATATTCCG TGCTCTCGGAACTCCAACAGAAGACCTGTGGCCCGGCGTCACATCATACCCCGACTTCAAATCTTCGTTCCCCAAGTGGCAGCGAGATTATCAACAGCCGCTCTCTCCTAATCTCGATGACAAGGGCCTGGACTTGCTCGAGATGATGCTGGTTTACGACCCTGCAGGAAGAATTTCGGCCAAGCAAGCGTGCAACCACCCATATTTTGAGGACTACGTGCCTACTCCAGGATCGACGACAACACCGGCAACAGCCCCAACAGCAGGTCGCGGTAACAGTTACTTCCACTAG
- a CDS encoding uncharacterized protein (EggNog:ENOG41), which produces MPYNTRRKSLSLPSLGIHVPVTHASRAAASSKSTSRGASTSASATPAASSSRSQSPEAHPNKRLKKSHATETAVIETTPPPSPPRAISEEMTDADAAQKIDLESIKDDIVEAVVVQLQSTANRPHLIKELATVLMQSLTAVQQSANPCAIISSRLASYMKRTCWSASAPCPLGKELEAVHPRRTYYFLTNLPRQPLPDFSASLQVASLTPSVSLTEDSGSDDIEARRRELSPSPEVDLSATEFDNTDDDILMPMTPIGSFSSHQSRVILGPRNNSPPLEKDEREFTQTADGLQKRKLNAEVPQPETVERHSVAMMDYYRDDVWFSDSRPSATTTFLASPSIKPSISAGRKEDDADAWERLNKLFEWGKGAESIEIDELDCLLDAC; this is translated from the exons ATGCCTTACAACACGCGCCGCAAATCGTTGTCCCTGCCCAGCCTGGGCATACACGTCCCCGTCACGCATGCCTCTCGCGCTGCTGCCTCGTCAAAAAGCACGTCTCGCGGGGCCTCGACCTCGGCGTCTGCCACGCCGGCGGCCAGTTCCTCGCGCTCGCAATCACCAGAAGCGCACCCCAACAAGCGCCTCAAGAAATCCCATGCCACAGAGACTGCCGTCATCGagacgacgccgccgcccTCGCCTCCCCGAGCCATCAGCGAGGAGATGACAGATGCCGACGCAGCCCAGAAGATCGATCTCGAGAGCATCAAGGACGACATTGTTGAGGCAGTTGTTGTCCAGCTGCAGTCGACCGCCAACCGCCCTCATCTCATCAAGGAGCTGGCAACCGTCCTTATGCAGTCACTGACGGCTGTACAACA GTCTGCGAACCCCTGCGCCATCATCTCGTCCCGCTTGGCTTCATACATGAAGCGGACCTGTTGGTCTGCCTCAGCGCCCTGTCCATTGGGCAAGGAGCTTGAAGCAGTACACCCGCGACGCACCTATTACTTCCTCACCAATCTTCCTAGGCAGCCACTCCCAGACTTTAGCGCAAGTCTTCAGGTTGCCTCGCTCACCCCATCAGTATCCCTTACCGAGGACTCTGGCTCAGATGACATCGAGGCAAGGCGACGAGAACTTAGCCCTTCTCCCGAGGTGGACCTATCAGCCACCGAGTTTGATAATACCGATGACGATATTTTAATGCCCATGACTCCCATTGGATCCTTCTCTTCACATCAGAGTAGAGTTATTCTTGGCCCTCGCAACAACTCTCCCCCTCTCGAGAAGGATGAGCGGGAGTTTACACAGACTGCAGATGGCCTACAGAAGCGCAAACTTAATGCGGAAGTCCCTCAACCAGAAACCGTCGAGCGCCACAGTGTCGCCATGATGGACTATTATCGGGACGATGTATGGTTTTCCGATAGCCGTCCCAGCGCAACAACCACTTTTCTCGCTAGCCCCTCCATCAAGCCGAGCATTTCCGCTGGTCGGAAAGAAGACGACGCTGACGCTTGGGAAAGACTAAACAAGCTGTTTGAGTGGGGCAAGGGCGCCGAGAGCATCGAGATAGACGAACTTGATTGCTTGCTAGACGCGtgctga
- a CDS encoding uncharacterized protein (EggNog:ENOG41~TransMembrane:3 (i68-86o92-115i154-175o)~CAZy:GT69) gives MTDIDIGLDSHNRNRSHDKADKHNEDSSSHDGHDNRTSKSYSPRHTGRLKAPPRIAFLLHHVRSHPEAYLVAFSTLYFRLFPIIFTHNSTPLSVYLAVVLVFIPVKVILAAWRAYNSSSYASKGRKRRGSFLLPSNGPSTTGRAKKGGGAAQSLLWLCGALFSIWVYTTGISSPFPTAASIMAHSPTLQEQQARNSSYFIAASFWNNEDILDSWTKQALELIDSLGRPNVYVSLTENDSDDNTASKLLHFGRELTRRNITHSVNITTDLRGYPPENPWHSIKHRMGYMANLRNGALEPLERLNRRFANVIILNDIVFHHTDVLKLIAAVGGDDVGGPQAKYPMSRQMAKPGKRRMACSIDMDGATVYDTWVLRDRCGRPVSGFWPFFTSEEDKKAVRENRVLEVGTCWNGLVVLDGDMLLDPPLRSKNADWDAATLRFQQPPECIISECSLLPLAITNVTGGAPVVMDPSVIVGYSIGWWRYYAVWMRMPVVRLWMNIFEQGYWNLWWKLGMGKGLRWAGLDNGKEKNECIITGWPRCESEERDYTVKGGIRLGK, from the coding sequence ATGACAGATATCGACATCGGCCTCGACTCCCACAACCGCAATCGCAGCCACGACAAAGCCGACAAACACAAcgaagacagcagcagccacgaCGGCCATGACAATCGCACGTCGAAAAGCTACAGCCCTCGGCACACCGGCCGTCTAAAGGCCCCTCCGCGTATCGctttcctcctccaccacgtCCGAAGCCATCCCGAGGCCTATCTGGTAGCGTTTTCCACGCTATACTTTCGACTCTTCCCCATAATCTTCACGCACAATTCCACACCGCTAAGCGTGTACCTCGCCGTCGTGCTGGTCTTTATACCGGTCAAGGTGATCCTGGCAGCATGGCGGGCATATAATTCCTCGTCCTACGCATCCAAGGGGCGGAAGAGGAGGGGCAGCTTCTTGTTGCCGTCGAATGGGCCTTCCACGACGGGCAGGGCTAAGAAGGGTGGAGGAGCGGCGCAATCGCTGCTTTGGCTGTGCGGTGCGCTCTTCAGCATATGGGTTTATACAACGGGCATCTCGTCGCCATTTCCCACGGCGGCGTCCATCATGGCCCATTCCCCTACGTTACAAGAGCAGCAAGCACGCAATTCGAGCTACTTCATCGCCGCCTCCTTCTGGAACAACGAAGATATATTAGACTCGTGGACCAAGCAGGCCCTCGAGCTCATTGACTCTCTTGGCCGGCCAAACGTTTACGTTTCGCTGACTGAAAATGACAGTGACGACAATACGGCCAGCAAGCTGCTACACTTTGGCCGCGAGCTGACGAGGCGCAATATAACGCACAGCGTCAACATAACGACAGACTTGCGCGGGTATCCCCCGGAAAACCCCTGGCACAGCATCAAGCACAGGATGGGCTACATGGCAAATCTTCGCAACGGCGCCTTGGAGCCTCTGGAGCGGCTGAACAGGCGATTCGCGAATGTCATAATACTTAATGACATCGTGTTTCACCATACAGATGTCCTCAAGCTAATTGCAGCAGTGGGAGGAGATGATGTCGGCGGCCCACAGGCCAAGTATCCCATGTCGCGTCAGATGGCGAAACCAGGGAAAAGACGCATGGCCTGCAGCATCGACATGGACGGCGCGACGGTGTATGACACGTGGGTGCTCCGCGATCGCTGCGGAAGGCCTGTTAGCGGCTTCTGGCCATTTTTCACATCAGAGGAGGACAAGAAGGCTGTGCGCGAGAATCGCGTGTTGGAGGTTGGCACCTGTTGGAACGGGCTCGTGGTCCTCGACGGGGACATGCTGCTCGACCCACCTCTCCGCAGCAAGAACGCAGATTGGGATGCGGCCACGCTGCGCTTCCAACAGCCGCCCGAGTGCATCATATCCGAGTGCTCGCTGCTGCCGTTGGCCATCACCAACGTCACAGGCGGCGCCCCGGTGGTCATGGATCCCTCCGTCATAGTGGGCTATAGCATCGGGTGGTGGAGGTACTATGCAGTCTGGATGCGCATGCCTGTCGTGCGGCTGTGGATGAACATATTCGAGCAGGGATACTGGAACCTCTGGTGGAAACTGGGGATGGGCAAAGGCTTAAGATGGGCCGGGCTGGATAacggcaaagagaagaatgagTGCATCATCACTGGGTGGCCCAGGTGCGAGAGCGAGGAGCGCGATTATACCGTCAAGGGGGGGATAAGACTTGGCAAGTGA
- a CDS encoding uncharacterized protein (EggNog:ENOG41) — translation MELPYVTLDVFTRTRFRGNPLAVVTIPASGPKPTQDQKQAIAREFNFSETIFIHDVADPATDTSRQIDIFLTTAEIPFAGHPTIGGAITLLPQGVTQIVTKAGPIPVTQTGPDSVSIAVPHNVHLHAASLAKYPGLEPAVHLQRNETIRQLELTAPVFSLVKGMTFVPIELSSLELLAAVNVSSMEFKADNFLDADWQQGFVGRFYYVRTGTSTTKDGIPVIQLRTRMVAHDLEDPATGSASGCLASYLSIHGEDKQTTPVRRYEFTQGVEMGRESSIVVDVSLKDGALDTVTLAGSAVQVMRGHVTI, via the coding sequence ATGGAGCTCCCCTACGTAACCCTCGACGTCTTCACCCGCACCCGCTTCCGCGGCAACCCCCTCGCCGTCGTCACCATCCCCGCCTCGGGCCCCAAACCAACCCAGGACCAGAAACAAGCCATTGCCCGCGAGTTCAACTTCTCCGAGACAATCTTCATCCATGACGTCGCCGACCCCGCCACAGACACCTCGCGCCAGATCGACATCTtcctcaccaccgccgaaATCCCCTTCGCCGGCCACCCGACCATCGGCGGCGCCATCACGCTGCTGCCCCAGGGCGTCACCCAGATCGTCACAAAGGCCGGCCCCATCCCCGTCACCCAGACCGGCCCGGACTCGGTGTCCATTGCCGTGCCGCACAACGTCCACCTGCACGCCGCCAGCCTCGCCAAGTATCCCGGCCTCGAGCCCGCCGTCCACCTCCAGCGCAATGAGACCATCCGCCAGCTGGAGCTCACGGCGCCCGTCTTCAGCCTCGTCAAGGGCATGACCTTTGTCCCCATCGAGCTGTcgtcgctggagctgctcgcCGCCGTCAACGTCAGCAGCATGGAGTTCAAGGCCGACAACTTCCTCGACGCCGACTGGCAGCAAGGCTTTGTCGGCCGCTTCTACTATGTTCGCACGGGCACCTCGACCACCAAAGACGGCATCCCTGTGATCCAGCTGCGCACTCGTATGGTGGCCCATGACCTGGAGGATCCTGCCACTGGATCGGCTTCGGGCTGCCTGGCTTCCTACCTGAGCATCCATGGAGAGGATAAGCAGACAACCCCAGTAAGGCGGTACGAATTCACCCAGGGCGTGGAGATGGGCAGGGAGAGCTCCATCGTGGTCGATGTCAGTCTCAAAGATGGTGCTCTTGATACAGTCACACTTGCTGGATCGGCAGTCCAAGTCATGCGTGGACATGTTACCATTTAG
- a CDS encoding uncharacterized protein (TransMembrane:1 (i86-106o)), with product MNVPTRRLARAAVSAATPLQWRLASSSRQAVKTPPARAPPAPRVTKSYKPTQKPGTSSNASSPPPPPPPPPPPPKADTLLDIWRRAWLPLTGASVLAGFLGFYIFGTTVASIKSSPCSSSSPCEHATPTGRPPALSGDNAEQFDKELNLPEWWMGITKLRKRLAAHAKGNVLELAMGSGRNLEYYNWEPLSTAVEAARTGKIPPPKVPQGITSFTGLDISVDMLDVSRKSLAKSVPPMSSSAPIVKTSSMADHTGGQLSFLDGHVRLVNSDAHHPLPPPAHTDKYDTIIQTFGLCSVSDPVTVLSNLATVVRPDTGRIVLLEHGKGYYGLVNGLLDKNAGKHFAKYGCWWNRDIEAIVEDAVSKTPGLEVVKLERPNITQMGTLVWIELKMAAKDKAV from the exons ATGAACGTTCCTACTCGACGCCTTGCCAGGGCCGCTGTGAGCGCTGCTACACCCTTGCAATGGCGCCTTGCAAGCTCTTCACGCCAAGCTGTGAAAACTCCTCCAGCTCGGGCCCCCCCAGCACCCCGTGTTACGAAGTCATATAAACC TACACAAAAGCCCGGCACCTCTTCCAATGCATCCTCCcccccgccaccaccaccaccaccaccacctcctccaaaAGCCGATACTCTCCTGGATATCTGGCGCCGTGCCTGGCTTCCCCTAACCGGAGCTTCCGTCCTCGCCGGCTTCCTAGGCTTCTACATCTTCGGCACCACAGTCGCATCTATCAAATCCTCCCcttgctcctcctcttctccctgcGAACATGCCACACCCACCGGCCGGCCCCCCGCCCTGAGCGGCGACAATGCCGAGCAGTTCGACAAGGAACTCAATCTCCCCGAGTGGTGGATGGGCATTACAAAGCTGCGCAAGAGGCTCGCCGCACACGCAAAGGGCAATGTCCTCGAGCTCGCCATGGGCTCCGGCCGAAACCTCGAATACTACAACTGGGAGCCTCTAAGCACCGCCGTCGAGGCCGCTAGGACAGGCAAGATCCCCCCGCCAAAGGTACCCCAGGGCATCACATCCTTTACAGGCCTCGACATATCCGTCGACATGCTCGATGTGTCACGAAAGAGCCTCGCCAAATCCGTCCCGCCCATGTCTTCCTCCGCGCCAATCGTCAAGACCTCGTCCATGGCGGACCATACAGGTGGCCAGCTCTCCTTCTTGGATGGACACGTCCGCCTCGTCAACTCCGATGCTCACCACCCGCTACCACCTCCTGCTCATACAGATAAATACGACACTATAATCCAGACTTTTGGCCTCTGCTCCGTCTCCGACCCTGTCACCGTTCTTTCCAATCTCGCTACCGTCGTCCGACCCGATACCGGCCGCATAGTCCTATTAGAACACGGGAAAGGTTATTATGGCCTTGTGAATGGCCTGCTTGACAAAAATGCTGGAAAGCACTTTGCAAAGTATGGATGCTGGTGGAACCGTGATATCGAAGCCATTGTCGAGGATGCCGTGAGCAAGACGCCGGGCCTAGAGGTGGTGAAGCTTGAGCGGCCAAACATAACACAGATGGGAACGCTGGTTTGGATCGAACTCAAAATGGCAGCCAAAGACAAGGCGGTATAA
- a CDS encoding uncharacterized protein (EggNog:ENOG41) — MNHIPAEAIASSVPFRFLVGPNRREFTIHSALLSHQSPVLDKLVNGSFSEAAEKCVTWDSVDEDTFIRFWQYAYTGKYTLDLSIAGLKSEPQAAQEAEERTAQEAIEAATIAREEKEIVQLVVKRDNTLRGLSSKDERRLVELQARAAKRAAREAERRAEIAEEEEEIAELLRMKDRRPPLAVEDRERLIHLLEKQLARKMEEQAAGEVEEETPSGELSSREVQWNTFKRQGASASSGASSSTGFVKGPPARRNQAHEDYTSTFLSHARLYVFAECYGIAGLMELSLNELHGALVAFTLYEERINDVVVLVRYCYDNLVPDALREMITLYAVCKIEKLWVSEEFQVLVEAHGELSRSLIGHMVKAL, encoded by the exons ATGAATCACATACCAGCAGAAGC TATTGCCTCGTCCGTCCCGTTCCGATTTCTTGTTGGCCCAAACCGGCGAGAATTCACTATACATTCTGCTCTCTTGTCACACCAGTCACCCGTACTTGACAAGTTAGTAAATGGAAGCTTCTCTGAAGCTGCGGAAAAATGTGTCACGTGGGATTCCGTGGATGAGGATACCTTTATCAGATTCTGGCAGTATGCCTACACGGGAAAATATACCCTTGATCTCTCGATAGCTGGACTCAAATCGGAACCCCAAGCCGCTCAGGAAGCTGAGGAACGGACTGCTCAAGAAGCAATAGAGGCTGCCACGATCGccagagaggagaaagaaatcGTACAGCTCGTTGTGAAGAGGGACAATACGCTACGGGGCCTATCAAGCAAGGATGAGAGAAGGCTGGTTGAGCTTCAGGCCAGGGCCGCAAAGAGAGCGGCCCGCGAGGCCGAGAGGCGCGCTGAAATcgccgaagaggaagaggaaattgCTGAGCTACTACGGATGAAAGACAGGAGACCCCCGCTGGCAGTAGAAGACCGTGAACGGCTGATCCATCTGTTGGAGAAGCAACTAGCCCGGAAAATGGAAGAACAAGCGGCGGgcgaagttgaagaagagactcCATCAGGGGAGCTGTCAAGTCGAGAGGTTCAGTGGAACACATTCAAACGTCAGGGAGCGTCTGCCTCTTCTGGagcgtcttcttcaaccgGCTTTGTGAAAGGGCCACCGGCCAGACGCAACCAGGCGCATGAAGATTATACAAGCACGTTCCTCTCACATGCACGACTGTACGTTTTTGCAGAATGCTACGGTATTGCTGGATTAATGGAGCTTTCACTGAATGAATTGCATGGGGCCTTGGTAGCGTTTACGCTATATGAGGAAAGGATTAACGATgtggtggtgctggtgcGTTACTGCTATGACAACTTGGTTCCGGACGCATTGAGAGAGATGATTACTCTGTATGCGGTGTGCAAGATTGAGAAGTTGTGGGTGAGCGAGGAGTTCCAAGTCCTTGTGGAGGCTCATGGGGAACTATCGAGGTCTTTGATTGGACATATGGTGAAGGCGTTGTAA